In the Lascolabacillus massiliensis genome, one interval contains:
- a CDS encoding relaxase/mobilization nuclease domain-containing protein, producing the protein MMAKITKGSSFKGVIKYVIDEKKETRILNSDGLRLKNLNTVIDGFVTQAGMNGRVSKPVGHVSLDFSAQDKEKLSDKVMVRIAHDYMQRMGITGTQYIIARHFDKEHPHIHLVFNRVDNNGKTISDSNDRYRSEKICKELTHKYGLYYSTGKENVKQHRLREPDKTRYEIYEALKTSVPRCRDWKQLIRELERSGIRTEFKTKGNTTTVEGVKFRKGGYTFNGSKVDRMFSYSKIDYQLKQNVRQSMRQDQAQSISATVHNSTESIVSGLGGLFDIRPASGHDDDQAYLYQQPKKKKKRRYGRQM; encoded by the coding sequence ATGATGGCTAAGATCACAAAGGGAAGTTCATTCAAGGGCGTAATAAAATACGTCATCGATGAAAAGAAAGAGACACGGATACTCAATTCGGACGGCTTACGGCTGAAAAACCTGAATACCGTCATCGACGGCTTTGTAACGCAGGCAGGGATGAACGGCAGGGTATCGAAACCGGTCGGGCATGTCTCGCTCGATTTTTCGGCACAGGACAAGGAAAAGCTATCCGACAAGGTGATGGTAAGAATCGCCCATGATTACATGCAGCGGATGGGGATCACCGGTACACAATACATCATTGCCAGGCATTTCGACAAGGAACACCCGCACATCCATCTTGTCTTTAATCGGGTTGACAATAACGGCAAGACCATATCCGACAGTAACGACCGTTACCGGAGCGAGAAGATCTGCAAGGAATTGACGCACAAGTACGGATTATACTATTCCACGGGCAAGGAGAATGTGAAGCAACACCGCCTGCGTGAGCCGGACAAGACCAGATACGAGATATACGAAGCCCTTAAAACTTCCGTCCCGAGGTGCAGGGACTGGAAACAATTGATAAGAGAACTTGAAAGATCAGGAATCAGGACGGAATTCAAGACCAAAGGCAATACCACCACCGTGGAGGGAGTAAAATTCAGAAAGGGAGGGTACACGTTCAACGGCTCGAAAGTGGACAGGATGTTCAGTTACTCGAAAATCGACTACCAATTAAAACAGAACGTCCGACAGTCCATGCGGCAGGATCAGGCACAATCGATATCGGCAACGGTACACAACAGTACAGAATCCATAGTATCGGGATTGGGAGGACTGTTCGACATCCGGCCTGCAAGCGGGCATGATGACGATCAGGCATACCTGTACCAGCAACCGAAAAAAAAGAAGAAACGCAGGTACGGCCGGCAGATGTAG
- a CDS encoding response regulator transcription factor codes for MAKKEDFFIQENEILFVPDEDYAPMERYIQFLDAFSRTTYVSIYVIDYFRKNFLYVSENPLFLCGMPAGKVRDMGYDFYLERVTDADLPLLLEINRAGFLFSESVPPVNRLEYTLGYDFHMKQPSGKAMLVHHEITPLHLTRDGRIWLALCSVSLSSQTKAGNIEISRQGCNSRWRYHPENKKWVKYAGVELKDYEKEVLRLSAQGCTMNEISEQIHKSVDTIKGYKRLLFEKLNVGNITEALGFAIHHRLI; via the coding sequence ATGGCTAAAAAAGAGGATTTTTTCATTCAGGAGAATGAAATTCTTTTTGTCCCTGATGAGGACTATGCACCCATGGAAAGGTATATTCAGTTTTTGGATGCGTTCTCACGAACTACTTATGTAAGTATTTACGTCATTGACTATTTCAGGAAAAACTTCCTGTATGTGTCTGAAAACCCTTTATTCCTTTGTGGTATGCCTGCCGGAAAGGTCAGGGATATGGGATACGATTTTTATCTTGAACGTGTGACGGATGCAGACCTGCCACTTCTACTGGAAATCAACCGGGCAGGTTTTTTGTTCTCGGAGTCTGTTCCGCCTGTGAACCGGCTGGAATATACGCTTGGTTACGATTTCCATATGAAACAACCGTCAGGCAAGGCTATGCTTGTCCACCATGAAATCACACCGCTACATTTGACAAGGGACGGCAGGATATGGTTGGCGTTATGCTCGGTATCCCTCTCCTCACAGACGAAAGCCGGTAATATCGAGATTTCCCGTCAGGGTTGTAATTCGCGCTGGAGGTATCATCCGGAAAATAAAAAATGGGTCAAATATGCGGGTGTAGAACTGAAGGATTATGAAAAAGAGGTGCTCCGGTTATCCGCACAAGGCTGCACGATGAACGAAATTTCTGAACAGATCCATAAGTCGGTCGATACCATCAAGGGGTATAAACGGTTACTGTTTGAGAAATTAAACGTGGGTAACATAACCGAAGCCCTTGGTTTTGCCATTCACCACAGGCTGATATAG
- a CDS encoding primase-helicase family protein: MEDKREYFRVGTTLYKNVRRPLISGDFIEEKIVWSYEALRQDYGKNSLPEIGKYDGFCIIPSHIDYQQAYGTFLNQYEPVGHAPCEGDFPYIRLFLEHIFEEQIELGLDYIQLLYVRPTQMLPILLLVSNERETGKTTFLKFLKALFGKNATFNTNEDFKSQFNADWANRLLILVDELLLNRMEDTEKIKNLSTAGDYKIEAKGKDRREIEFFAKFVLCSNNEKNPIIIPREEIRFWVRKIKPVEKDITSLKELMTKEIPFFLHFLKNRKLSTQNESRMWFKPSLLETPALNKIKKYNSSKVEIEMASYCAEVMERLNLTGIHCCPKDLLDVVRNAGLKANLPQIRNILKDNWKLRSDHNSDYTFYSIGPNGEISPLDRKGRYLEVGKEVIDKILL; encoded by the coding sequence ATGGAAGATAAAAGAGAATATTTCCGTGTCGGGACAACCCTGTACAAGAATGTCAGGCGACCACTGATCAGTGGTGATTTTATCGAGGAAAAGATTGTCTGGAGCTATGAAGCGTTACGGCAGGATTACGGGAAAAACAGTCTCCCCGAAATCGGGAAATACGACGGATTTTGTATCATACCCAGCCATATAGACTATCAGCAGGCCTATGGAACTTTCCTCAACCAGTACGAACCTGTTGGCCATGCACCCTGCGAGGGTGATTTTCCTTATATCCGGCTATTTCTGGAACATATTTTCGAGGAACAGATAGAGCTGGGACTGGATTATATCCAACTACTGTATGTCCGTCCGACACAAATGCTGCCCATTCTCCTGCTTGTATCCAATGAAAGAGAAACGGGCAAGACAACGTTCCTGAAATTCCTGAAAGCATTATTCGGGAAGAATGCCACATTCAACACGAACGAGGATTTTAAAAGCCAGTTCAATGCCGACTGGGCAAACCGGCTGTTGATCCTGGTCGATGAGTTGCTGTTGAACAGGATGGAGGATACCGAGAAGATCAAGAACCTGTCAACAGCCGGAGACTACAAGATTGAAGCCAAGGGGAAAGACCGTCGTGAGATCGAGTTCTTTGCCAAGTTCGTACTCTGTTCCAATAATGAAAAGAACCCGATTATCATCCCGAGGGAAGAAATCCGTTTCTGGGTTCGTAAAATCAAACCGGTCGAAAAGGATATAACTTCCCTAAAGGAATTGATGACAAAGGAAATACCCTTTTTCCTGCATTTTCTGAAGAACCGGAAGCTATCCACGCAAAACGAATCCCGCATGTGGTTCAAACCCTCGCTGCTTGAAACCCCTGCGCTGAACAAGATAAAGAAATACAATTCGAGCAAGGTCGAGATTGAAATGGCTTCCTATTGTGCCGAGGTCATGGAACGGCTCAACCTGACCGGAATCCATTGCTGCCCGAAAGATTTACTTGACGTGGTACGGAATGCAGGATTGAAAGCAAACCTTCCTCAAATCCGGAACATTCTAAAGGATAACTGGAAGCTCCGTTCGGATCACAACAGCGATTATACATTTTACAGTATAGGCCCTAACGGGGAGATAAGTCCACTGGACAGGAAAGGACGGTATCTGGAGGTAGGGAAAGAGGTGATCGATAAAATCCTGTTGTGA
- a CDS encoding phage integrase SAM-like domain-containing protein codes for MKFYYSNNGITVKLVRDIRNKNPENECPLRWRVTYKRDSDYYSTGKVLDREDWELFEASEEADFNFKTKAAHLREHKDDIQKYFDDILKPAVKETADNFSFAALDHKLGKSDILTVNDAFTAKINTLNNTFKVGNATIYRTTLNALIRFQYYRKIKSKIAKQLFIEECVSKKHKTKGKDVLNVIADIKFDDITVKFLSDCEDFWSATGIEYATIGIYMRTLRAIINNGEDPYLSGTRYPFGEGKNKYSIPEGGRKSIALDIEDIWKIEDFETDNQGLMVARDIFIFMFYCNGLNFGDLCRLQYKDIDGASQEIVFHRKKTRDTKKKKNPEPICAPLLPPMVEIINRHGNKEQNGYIFPFLNGIERVDQNERKIKDAIQLALNPINNSLKVIAAQLGIDRNLSTAYTRNSYVTHLTSEMYISEIFVKQMVGHSTGKNVTAGYNNPSPKKRREVNSKLLNPNKKYNTISLLSVTG; via the coding sequence ATGAAATTCTACTATTCCAATAACGGTATAACCGTTAAACTTGTTCGAGATATAAGGAATAAAAATCCCGAAAATGAATGCCCACTACGGTGGCGTGTAACATATAAAAGAGATAGCGACTACTACTCTACAGGAAAAGTATTAGATCGTGAGGACTGGGAATTATTTGAAGCTTCAGAGGAAGCTGATTTTAATTTTAAGACTAAAGCGGCACATCTAAGAGAGCATAAAGACGACATACAAAAATATTTTGATGATATTCTTAAACCCGCAGTTAAAGAGACTGCAGACAATTTCTCTTTTGCAGCACTCGATCACAAATTAGGCAAGTCGGATATCTTAACCGTAAATGATGCGTTTACGGCCAAAATAAACACTTTAAACAACACCTTCAAGGTCGGGAATGCAACAATATACAGAACCACATTAAACGCTCTTATACGTTTTCAGTATTACAGAAAAATCAAAAGTAAAATAGCCAAACAACTATTTATTGAAGAATGTGTAAGTAAAAAGCATAAGACAAAAGGTAAGGATGTTTTAAACGTCATCGCTGATATTAAATTTGACGATATCACGGTGAAATTTTTATCTGACTGCGAAGACTTTTGGAGTGCGACCGGTATAGAATACGCTACTATCGGGATTTATATGAGAACACTTAGGGCAATAATAAACAATGGAGAAGACCCTTATTTAAGCGGAACTCGCTATCCATTTGGAGAGGGCAAGAATAAATATTCTATTCCGGAAGGTGGGAGAAAATCTATCGCTTTAGACATTGAGGACATTTGGAAAATAGAGGATTTTGAGACTGACAATCAAGGATTGATGGTTGCAAGGGATATTTTCATATTCATGTTCTATTGTAACGGACTAAATTTCGGTGATCTATGCAGGTTGCAATACAAAGACATCGACGGAGCATCCCAAGAGATTGTATTTCATCGTAAGAAAACCAGAGATACAAAAAAGAAAAAAAATCCAGAGCCTATTTGCGCTCCGCTACTACCTCCAATGGTAGAAATAATTAACCGACACGGCAATAAAGAACAGAATGGATATATCTTTCCATTTCTTAACGGCATCGAACGAGTAGATCAAAACGAAAGAAAGATAAAAGACGCTATTCAACTGGCATTAAACCCAATAAATAATTCATTAAAAGTAATAGCAGCACAATTAGGGATAGACCGGAATTTATCGACCGCCTATACCCGTAACAGCTACGTAACTCATCTTACAAGCGAAATGTATATTAGTGAGATTTTCGTTAAACAAATGGTTGGCCATAGTACTGGAAAGAATGTAACCGCCGGCTATAATAATCCATCCCCCAAAAAAAGGAGAGAGGTGAATTCTAAACTATTAAACCCAAACAAAAAATATAATACGATAAGTCTATTGTCTGTAACCGGATGA
- a CDS encoding MerR family transcriptional regulator: MNGIELLRIKTFVNRFCDLIFSNIRLYFVRWISIYNLKENVMEKIIITTPDELKALVKEAVHGLLPAPAEQKNDTDAANLVEILAFLKENGYPTSRGKMYKLTSAGDIPHRIYNGKLVFSRKEVLKWAASQTRNRHDYSEITRTVARSARRKMK; encoded by the coding sequence ATGAATGGCATCGAGTTACTTCGAATAAAGACATTTGTAAACCGATTTTGTGATTTGATTTTCAGTAATATACGACTTTACTTTGTGCGATGGATTTCTATTTATAATTTAAAAGAAAACGTAATGGAGAAAATTATTATCACAACACCCGACGAATTGAAAGCGCTGGTAAAGGAGGCGGTACACGGGTTGCTACCGGCACCGGCAGAGCAAAAGAACGATACGGATGCAGCCAACCTTGTGGAGATACTTGCCTTCCTGAAAGAAAACGGTTATCCCACATCCAGAGGAAAGATGTACAAGCTCACTTCCGCAGGAGATATCCCGCACCGGATTTATAATGGCAAACTTGTCTTTTCACGGAAAGAGGTACTGAAATGGGCTGCAAGCCAGACACGAAACCGTCATGACTATAGTGAAATCACCCGAACCGTTGCCCGTAGCGCACGCAGGAAAATGAAATGA
- a CDS encoding MobC family plasmid mobilization relaxosome protein codes for MNTIKKGGRPAKKLGEKRKYTVSVKLDTREYISLRTKANSAGISRSEFIRQSISGSMIRPRITPELNGHIRKLSGMGNNLNQIARRANAEGYANARGEYLRLAVKIDDLIETLRNDG; via the coding sequence ATGAACACGATAAAAAAGGGAGGAAGACCCGCCAAGAAACTGGGAGAAAAACGCAAGTACACCGTCAGCGTGAAACTCGACACGAGGGAGTATATCTCGCTAAGGACAAAGGCAAACAGTGCAGGGATCAGCAGGAGTGAATTTATCCGGCAGTCCATATCTGGGAGCATGATCCGTCCACGGATAACCCCCGAACTGAACGGCCATATCCGCAAGCTGTCGGGGATGGGGAACAACCTGAACCAGATCGCAAGGAGAGCGAATGCCGAGGGGTACGCCAATGCAAGGGGGGAATATCTCCGTCTGGCAGTCAAGATCGATGACCTGATAGAAACTTTACGCAATGATGGCTAA
- a CDS encoding toprim domain-containing protein, whose amino-acid sequence MNRDNIKNIQIRDYLKSRGFYPAREYSGYGMYRSPFRDDSTPSLKIDYSKNLWYDFGSDEGGSIIDLVMKLEGCTFNDAIEHLREQPLIPMEEQRSFSFHRNSGKNSCITLIEDKPLEHPRLLEYLKIRKINADIAREHCREIHYSVGENTYYAIGFANNAGGYELRNSSFKGCIAPKDITHIRQEDGKESCLVFEGFMDYLSLLTIHKQLNPEYPNSNRHDHIILNSTANLQKAIPLLVDYEQVHPFLDNDKAGMTVFRKMEKDLGCRVRNSSHHYSEYKDLNEYLCARAHLKHSRSPKKPVQKPKRGLRI is encoded by the coding sequence ATGAATAGAGACAATATAAAAAACATACAGATAAGGGATTACCTGAAAAGTCGGGGATTTTACCCTGCAAGGGAATATTCCGGCTACGGGATGTACAGGAGCCCGTTCAGGGATGACAGCACGCCAAGCCTCAAAATCGATTATTCCAAAAATCTGTGGTACGACTTCGGAAGCGACGAGGGAGGAAGCATCATCGACCTGGTGATGAAACTGGAGGGATGCACTTTCAATGACGCCATCGAACATCTGAGGGAACAGCCGCTCATACCCATGGAGGAGCAACGATCCTTTTCCTTTCACCGGAACAGCGGAAAGAACAGCTGTATCACCCTGATCGAAGATAAACCGCTGGAACATCCCCGACTGCTGGAATACCTGAAAATCCGGAAGATCAATGCGGACATCGCACGGGAACATTGCAGGGAGATACACTACAGCGTGGGGGAAAACACCTACTATGCCATCGGCTTTGCGAACAATGCCGGAGGCTATGAACTGCGCAATTCCTCATTCAAGGGATGCATCGCCCCCAAGGATATCACCCATATCCGGCAGGAGGACGGAAAGGAAAGCTGTCTCGTTTTCGAGGGGTTTATGGACTATCTCTCTCTGCTTACCATACACAAACAACTCAATCCGGAATATCCAAATTCCAACCGGCACGACCATATCATTCTCAACTCGACGGCAAACCTGCAGAAAGCCATACCTCTATTGGTAGACTATGAACAGGTACATCCCTTCCTCGACAACGACAAGGCAGGGATGACAGTTTTCAGAAAAATGGAAAAGGATCTGGGCTGCCGTGTACGGAATTCCTCGCACCACTATTCGGAGTACAAGGACTTGAACGAATACCTGTGCGCAAGGGCACATTTGAAACACAGCCGATCTCCTAAGAAGCCAGTCCAAAAACCAAAAAGGGGATTAAGGATTTAA
- a CDS encoding HesA/MoeB/ThiF family protein, with protein MEERYSRNRIYVRPEEQQLLKHFRILLGGAGIGSIIAECALRFGFETITIVDGDVVEESNLNRQNYRMQDIGKPKAEALKEHLLSINPNADITAINTFIDAGNVEELVKEQDVAINALDFQSDIPFVFDEWCQKYNVPVIHPYNLGWGGLAFVVEPTGPQLKDFTDKWENFEVQLIERIVNYFKLWVQPKPWIEKIITQYKNEKSILPPPQLPIASWIAAGLCTNLLFCIATGQKTKRYPKFYLSSIIDDRN; from the coding sequence ATGGAAGAAAGATACAGTAGGAACCGAATTTATGTCCGCCCGGAAGAACAGCAACTCCTCAAGCATTTCCGCATCCTGCTGGGTGGTGCAGGTATCGGCAGTATTATAGCCGAGTGCGCATTGCGGTTCGGATTTGAAACCATTACCATCGTGGATGGCGACGTGGTGGAAGAATCAAACCTCAACCGCCAGAATTACCGGATGCAGGATATAGGTAAACCCAAAGCCGAAGCTTTGAAAGAGCATTTATTGAGTATCAATCCAAATGCTGACATTACGGCAATAAATACATTCATCGATGCCGGCAATGTGGAAGAACTGGTTAAAGAACAAGATGTTGCCATAAACGCATTGGATTTCCAGTCGGATATCCCGTTTGTTTTTGATGAATGGTGCCAGAAGTATAATGTCCCGGTCATACACCCCTATAATCTCGGTTGGGGCGGATTGGCATTTGTGGTGGAGCCTACAGGCCCGCAACTGAAAGACTTTACCGATAAATGGGAGAACTTTGAAGTACAGCTTATAGAGCGCATTGTGAATTACTTTAAACTCTGGGTACAACCCAAGCCGTGGATTGAAAAAATCATCACCCAATACAAAAATGAAAAAAGTATACTTCCGCCACCGCAACTTCCTATCGCTTCGTGGATAGCCGCCGGATTGTGCACCAACCTGTTGTTTTGCATTGCCACGGGGCAAAAGACAAAACGCTATCCAAAATTTTATCTGTCATCCATTATAGATGACAGGAATTAA